Proteins co-encoded in one Nonomuraea helvata genomic window:
- a CDS encoding sensor histidine kinase — protein MTFRSEWRPLALDGALAAVVAVMLSATLLVTPKAGALDLAAVLVGSLAVIAWRRAPLVALLVSTVCMLVYSVHAEPGPPAMFPVLVAIFGSVRAGHRLAPALAAAVFLGSGLTANLANAEGQDLKDVVQQTVLLIGWFLTAGVTATVARHRQAYVEQAEQRAVEAERTREEVARRRAGEERLRIARELHDSLTHSISIIKVQAGVAVHLARKRGEEVPGALLAIQEASGDAMRELRATLEVLRDSDAHEGEGEGEGEGDETRASGLDRLDDLVERARSTGLPATVTISGVRRELPSEVDRAAYRIVQEALTNVSRHSGGAAASVRIDYGGEELVVQVDDDGQARRDAPPVPGVGLLGMRERVTALGGRLLTEPRPEGGFTVRAELPLGEPA, from the coding sequence ATGACCTTTCGGAGCGAATGGCGGCCGCTCGCCCTGGACGGCGCGCTCGCCGCCGTCGTGGCCGTCATGCTCTCGGCGACCCTGCTGGTCACGCCGAAGGCGGGCGCCCTCGACCTGGCCGCCGTACTCGTCGGCTCGCTCGCCGTGATCGCCTGGCGGCGGGCGCCCCTGGTGGCGCTGCTGGTCAGCACCGTCTGCATGCTCGTCTACTCGGTGCACGCCGAGCCGGGCCCGCCCGCCATGTTCCCCGTCCTGGTGGCGATCTTCGGATCGGTACGGGCCGGCCACCGGCTCGCGCCGGCGCTGGCGGCAGCGGTGTTCCTGGGCTCCGGCCTGACGGCGAACCTGGCCAACGCCGAGGGGCAGGACCTCAAGGACGTCGTCCAGCAGACGGTGCTGCTGATCGGCTGGTTCCTGACCGCGGGCGTGACGGCGACGGTCGCGCGGCACCGGCAGGCGTACGTGGAGCAGGCCGAGCAGCGGGCCGTCGAGGCCGAGCGCACCCGCGAGGAGGTCGCACGCCGCCGCGCGGGCGAGGAGCGGCTCAGGATCGCCAGGGAGCTGCACGACTCGCTCACCCACAGCATCTCGATCATCAAGGTGCAGGCGGGCGTGGCCGTCCATCTGGCACGCAAGCGCGGCGAGGAGGTGCCCGGCGCGCTGCTGGCCATCCAGGAGGCCAGCGGCGACGCCATGCGCGAGCTACGCGCCACGCTGGAGGTGCTGCGCGACTCCGACGCTCACGAGGGCGAGGGCGAGGGCGAGGGCGAGGGCGACGAGACGCGGGCCAGCGGCCTCGACCGGCTCGACGACCTGGTGGAGCGGGCCCGCTCGACCGGTCTGCCCGCCACGGTGACGATCTCGGGGGTACGCCGGGAGCTGCCGTCCGAGGTGGACCGGGCCGCGTACCGGATCGTGCAGGAGGCCCTCACCAACGTCTCCAGGCACTCGGGCGGGGCGGCGGCGTCGGTGCGTATCGACTACGGCGGTGAGGAGCTGGTCGTGCAGGTGGACGACGACGGTCAGGCGCGCAGGGACGCGCCGCCCGTGCCAGGCGTGGGCCTGCTCGGCATGCGCGAGCGCGTCACGGCGCTC
- a CDS encoding carboxymuconolactone decarboxylase family protein produces MAGQFRYVTPVEPRAATGRVARVYAQLAEDFRMARMPVFLTLSPAPEVLAATWAMLRESLLAGDESRTAREVVALGVSMANRCPFCVAAHTTLLHATGDHRLAETIAAGGTPDDPRHAELLAWAGSRRRAPETGPQIVGTALTFHFINRIASALLTENLLPANLQKSRLVRSVGGRAMSRAVRTRLLSGASLPLVADLPALPEPAWGAGTSVGAAYAALRAVAGTGGELLGESARAAVTDAVAAWDGEHPPMGGAWLDGPLADVPAGERPGARLALLVALAPYRVTDADVAAWRGSRTDEDLVRLCAFGAASAMERMETFITASALTGDRS; encoded by the coding sequence ATGGCCGGCCAGTTCCGTTACGTCACCCCGGTCGAGCCGCGGGCCGCGACCGGGCGGGTGGCCCGGGTCTACGCGCAGCTCGCGGAGGACTTCCGCATGGCGCGCATGCCTGTCTTCCTGACCCTGTCGCCCGCCCCGGAGGTGCTCGCCGCGACCTGGGCCATGCTGCGCGAGTCGCTGCTGGCCGGTGACGAGTCCAGAACCGCCAGGGAGGTCGTGGCGCTGGGCGTGTCGATGGCCAACCGCTGCCCGTTCTGCGTGGCCGCGCACACGACGCTGCTGCACGCGACCGGCGACCACCGGCTGGCCGAGACCATCGCCGCCGGCGGCACGCCCGACGATCCCCGGCACGCCGAGCTGCTGGCCTGGGCCGGGTCCCGGCGGCGGGCGCCGGAGACCGGGCCGCAGATCGTCGGCACGGCGCTGACCTTCCACTTCATCAATCGCATCGCCTCGGCGCTGCTCACCGAGAACCTGCTCCCCGCGAACCTCCAGAAGTCGCGCCTGGTCAGGAGCGTGGGCGGCCGGGCGATGTCGCGCGCCGTGCGCACGCGGCTGCTGTCGGGCGCGAGCCTGCCGCTGGTCGCGGACCTGCCCGCGCTGCCGGAGCCCGCCTGGGGCGCGGGCACGTCCGTGGGCGCCGCCTACGCCGCGCTCCGGGCCGTGGCGGGGACGGGCGGCGAGCTGCTCGGAGAGTCCGCCCGTGCCGCCGTGACCGACGCGGTCGCGGCCTGGGACGGGGAGCACCCGCCGATGGGCGGAGCCTGGCTGGACGGGCCGCTCGCGGACGTGCCCGCCGGGGAGCGGCCCGGGGCCCGGCTGGCCCTGCTCGTCGCTCTCGCGCCGTACCGGGTGACCGACGCCGACGTGGCCGCCTGGCGCGGCTCCAGGACGGACGAGGACCTGGTACGGCTCTGCGCGTTCGGCGCCGCCTCGGCCATGGAACGCATGGAGACCTTCATCACCGCCTCAGCACTCACAGGAGATCGATCATGA